The Streptomyces sp. NBC_00510 genomic interval GTTCGATGTCGGTGTTGAAGCGCCTGAGGTAGGAGGCGAAGGCGGCGATGTCCTGGTCCGGCCAGTCGGCCATGACCTTGTCCAGGCCGCCGATGATGGCGTCGCGTTCCTCGTCCAGCATGCGGGCGCCCTGGGGCGTGATGCGGAACTTGCGCGCCATGCCGCCTTCCGGGTCGGGGATGCGTTCCACGAGCCCGGCGCGCATGGCCGCGGCGGTCTGCCGGTTGAGGGTCGAGGCGTCGAGCGCGAAGGCCTCGCTCAGCTCGCCGATCGACATGGGTCCCTGGACCCGGATGCGGCTGAGGAGGATGTAGGCGCTGCGGTCCAGGGCGCCGGACCTGTGGCGCAGCAGTTCGTGGCGGCTGAGGAGCATCTGCTCGTACTCGACCTCGTGGGTGGACCTGCCCATACGTCTTCCGCCTCCTGCCGTCCGCCGGGCCGCCGGTGTGCGTGTGCGGCGCCCGCTGTCATCCTCGCACAGCGCGTGCACCAGCCACATCATGTGCGTGATGCACTTCCTATGTACGATGCACATCGATCCCGAACGCAGGACCGTCAGGCGAGGAGTGCCGTCATGAACGCCCCACAACCCAAAGCCCGTGCAGGGGGCGTGGTCGCCACGCTGGCCCTCGCCGGCATCACCGCCGCGATCATGCAGACGCTCGTCACCCCGCTGCTGACGGAGCTGCCGCAGATCCTGCACACCTCGTCCTCGAACGCCGCCTGGGTGATCACCGCCACCCTTCTGGTGGCCGCCGTGTGCGTGCCCGTCTTCGGGCGCCTCGGCGACCTGGTGGGCAAGCGGCGCATGCTGGTCGTCTGCTCGGTGCCGCTCGTGGCGGGCTCGGTGGTGTGCGCCCTGTCGTCCTCCGTCACGCCGATGATCGTCGGACGGGGTCTGCAGGGCATGGGCATGGGCATGGTGCCGCTCGGCATCGCCCTGCTCCGTGACGTGGTCCCCGCGGAGAAGCTCAGCTCCTCCATCGCCCTGGTCAGCGCCTCCATGGGCATCGGCGGCGGTCTGGGCCTGCCGATCGCCGCCGCGATCGCCCAGTACGCCGACTGGCGCGTGCTCTTCTGGGGCTCTGCGGGCCTGGCCGCCGTCGTCGCGGTGCTGATCTGGTTCTTCATCCCCGAGGTTCCCGCCGGCGCCAAGGGCCAGCGTTTCGACGTGCCCGGCGCGCTCGGCCTCGGCGTCGGACTGGTCTGCCTGCTGCTCGCCGTCTCCAAGGGTGCCGACTGGGGCTGGGGTTCGGCGACCACGCTCGGCCTGTTCGGTGCCGCCGTCGTCGTGCTCGCCGGCTGGGGCTGGTGGGAACTGCGCACCCGCGACCCGCTGGTCGACCTGCGGACCACGGCCCGGCCCCGGGTGCTGATCACCAACCTGGCCTCGGTCTTCGTGGGCTTCGGCATGTACGCCGGGATGCTGGTCGTCCCGCAGCTGCTGCAGTTCCCGAAGGCGACCGGCTACGGCCTCGGCCAGTCCATGCTCGCGGCGGGTCTGTGGCTCCTGCCGGGCGGCATCATGATGATGATCGTCTCTCCCCTGGGCGGCAAGCTGACCAACGCCCGCGGCCCCAAGTTCACCCTGATGTGCGGCGCCCTGGTCCTCGCCGCCGGGTACGGCCTGTCGCTGGTGCTGACGGGCTCCGCCTGGGGTCTGATGCTGGCGGTCATGGTCGTCAACAGCGGCGTGGGACTCGCGTACGGATCGATGCCCGCCCTGATCATGGGTTCGGTCCCGCTGTCGGAGACCGCCGCCGCCAACGGCTTCAACGCCCTGATGCGTTCGCTGGGCACCTCGGTGGGCGCCGCCGTGATCGGTGTCGTCCTCTCCCAGATGACCACGACCGTGGGCGGCTACACCTTCACCTCCGAGAACGGCTTCCGCACCGGCCTGGTGATCGGCTGCGGCATCGCGCTGGTCGCCGCGCTCGTCGCCATGGCCATCCCGGCCGCCCGCGCCGCGTCGGGCGACGCCGAGGCCGCGCCGGCCCCCGGGCTCCGCAAGGCGGCGCTGGACGGCTGAACCGCCGCACCGCCGAACCGCAGGGCGTGCGGTGCGGCGGCGGCATGCGGGGTCCCCGGCTCGCGGTGAGCCGGGGACCCCGCCGGTTTCAGACGGACCTGCGTGCCGCGGACGCGCCGTTCGGCGATCCGGTGATGGTGAACTGGGAGCCGGGCTCGATCAGTACGTTGCCCTGGGCCGAGTTCGTGATCGTGACGTTGGTCAGGGTGGCACTGCCGCGGGCGCCGCTCATCGCGAGGATGCCGGAGCCATTGACGGAGTTGTCGATGCGGACGTCGGTGACCTTGACGCCGGGCATGGAGCCGCCGCCCGTCTTGAACTGGATGCCGTCGTAGGTCGAGTCGTGGATCTCGGTGTCCCGGATGGTCACGCCCGGGATGTCCGTGCCCTGGGCGAAGAGCGTGATGGCGCCGAACTCCTGCGCCTCGCCCCAGAACGCGCCGCCCGTCCGGTACAGGGCGTTGCCCGAGATGGTGGTCTGACCGGAGAAGGGGATCGGGTCGTGGTCGGTGGCGAGCATGATGCCCGGGTAGTTCATCGTGTCGGAGACGATGTTGTTCTCGATGGTGTTGCCGTAGCCGCCGTAGACCGCGATGCCGTTGGCCCGCCAGGGCAACTGGACGGTGTTGTTGCGGAAGTGGTTGTCGTGGCCGACGTCGACGGAGGTGTCCTTGACGTACTTGCTGGCCCACACCGCCAGCGCGTCGTCGCCGGTGTTGCGGAACGAGGAGTTGTAGACGGTGGAGTTGCGGGTGCCGTTGGCGAAGTTGATGCCGTCGGCGTAGGTGTCGCGGATCCGCACCCCGGTGAACTCCAGTCCGTCGCCGGGGCCCCACAGTTCGGGGATGTTGGAGTAGTCACGGCCGACCCAGACGCCGACGTTGGCGTGCTCGATCCACACGTTGGTGATCTTCGTGTCCTTGCCGAAGCGCCCGTTGAGGCCGACGCCGCCCTCGGCGTTGCCGTCGCCGCCGCGGATGGTGCCCGAGCCGAAGATGGCGATGTCGGAGATCTGGGTGTTGCCGTCGATGTCGAAGCCGAAGTTGCCCTCGTGCGGGTGGTTGATGCCGCCGGCGTTCTGCGGCGGGGTCAGGGTGTAGAGCTGGGAGTGCCACATGCCCGCGCCGCGGATGGTGACGTCCTTGATGCCCACCTGGTTGTACTGGCCGCGGTTGAGCGGGTCGTCGGTGAGGATCTTCTGCTCCTGCCGCCACTGCCCGGCCGGGATCCACACGCAGGAGATCTGGCCGTTCTGGTCGGCGGTGACCGCCCGCTGGATGGCGTCGGTGTCGTCGAGCCCGTCGCCGGGGACGGCCCCGTACTCGGTGATCGAGGTGCAGTTGGCCGGCTTGCTCAGCGGGGGAGCCACCTGCTCCAGGTCGATCAGGTCGATGACGTAGTAGGCCGCCGAGTCGCCCGCGTCGCGCTGCAGACGGAACGTGGTGCCCTGCGGGTACGTGCGCGACAGCAGCGCGTGCGCCTCGTCGAACAGCCGCCGCGCGTCGCCGCCGGGCCGGTTGGTCAGCCCCTCCGGGTCGTCGGTGCTGCCGTACAGCCAGCTGTGCTTGGAGGACAGGTTCAGCTTCTGCACGAACGTGCCGTCGGCGTACAGGCTGATGGTGGCGTCGGCTCCGCCGCCCGCGGAGGCGTCGGGGATGGAGTTGCGCACCACGATGGAGTTGGTGGACGTGGTGGAGGTGAACTCGACGTACTGGCCGCCGGAGTCGAGGCGGACGGACTTGCGGCCCGAGGACTCGGTGGCGAAGTTCGTGTGCCCGAAGGTCCGCTTGGCGTCGGCGGTGAGCAGGGTGCCCTGGTAGCGGCCGTCCTCGGCCTCGTACTCGGTGTACGGCAGGGCGGCGCCGCGTCCGACGACGAGGGACTTGGCGAGCACGTTGTTGTTCTCGTTGGTCTCGGTGACGACCCCGGTGGCGTCCGCGGTGGCGGTGAGCGTGGCCCCGCCGGCGGTCGCCGTCCAGGTGCCGCTGATCGCCACGTTGACCGTGGCACCGGCCGCGACCTGACCGGTCGTGCCGTTCAGCGTGGTGGTGCCGGCCTGGAGCCGGGTCACCGAACCCGCCGCGGCGGCGGTGATGCCGCGGTTGTGCACGGCGACGGTGAAGGAGACGGACGCGCCCACGGCCGGATTCGCCGGGTTCGTGGCGATGGAGGTCACCTCGAGGTCGGGGCCGGGGGCCTGGCTGACGACCAGCCGGTCCGCGGCGTTCCGGCTGTTGTTGGTGTCGTCCAGCTCGGCGACCGTGTTGCGCGGGTCGACCACCGTGGAGACGGCGTAGCTGCCGGCCGCGCGGGTGCCGGTGGAGACGGCGACGGTGGCGGACGCACCCGGGTCGAGGGCGGGCACGTCGGCGCTGCCGGCGACCGTGCCCTCCACGCTGACGTCCACGGTCGTCGCGGCCGAGCGCGCGGTGCCGGCGTTGCGGACCCCGGCGTTCACGGTGACCGGGTCCCGCTCCGACGGGGCGGCCGGTGACCAGGTCAGGCCCGTGACGGTGAGGTCGGGCGCGGGTGCCGCGGTGCCGACGACCTGGAACTCGGCGACCTGCCCGCCGGGCGCGCCGGTGTTGGAGGAGAACCGCAGGCGCACGTCGGCCCAGCGGCCGCTGACCGGGATGGTCACCGCGTTGCCCGTTCCCGGGCTGAAGGCGTAGTCCGCGCGGTCGCGCAGCGAGGTGAAGCCGGTGTCGGACGCCCCGCGGCCCAGCACCTGGATGCCCTGGGTCCTGGCGCCCCACACCGGGTCCGGGTTGAGCTTGACCACCACGGCGGTGACGTCCGCGGCGGAGCCGAGCTTCACGGTGAGGTCCGCCGGGTGGCCGGCCGCCTCCCAGTAGGTGGAGGTGGAGTCGTCGGTGGCGTTGGCGGCGACGTAGGTCTGCGTCGACGACGTGGCCTCGACCGGCTTGTTGCGCGCCAGGTTGGTGCCGGTGGGCGGCGGGTCGGTGCTGCCGCCGTCCTCTCCGTAGACCTCCAGCTCGGAGAGCTGCGCGGCGTTCCAGCCGGTGTTGCCGGTGACGTTGACGCGGACGTACCGGCCGTTGACGGGTGAGCTCAGGTCCACGGCGACGGTGTTGGCCTGGGCCGGGTTGAACACCCGGCCGGCGGAGGCGGAGAGCGTGGTGAACGAGGATCCGTCGGTGCTGCTCTGCAGGGAGAGCGTCTGCGTCCGGGTCTCCCAGCCGGAGGGCAGTTTGAGCACGATCCGGTCGACGGCACGGGTGGCGCCGAGGTCGACCTGCACCCACTGGGGGAAGGAGCCGGCCGGGCCCTCCCAGTAGGAGGCCTGGGCGCCGTCGGTGGTGTTCCCGGCCGGGTACGCGCCGAGGGAACCGCCCGCCGTGGCAGGGCGGCCGAGGGCGAGGTTGACGTCGGCGGCGGCAGCGTCCGAGGCCGTGGGGGCTGCCTGGGCGCTGGCGGAGATCGGTAACAGCCCGACCGTCATGAGCCCGGCCAGGACGGCGGCGGACAGCGACCGTCGGCCGAGGGGTCTCCAATTCATGGGGTCCTCTATTCCGTGGGGGGCGGGGAGCGCGGCAGCCGGGCGAGGAGGAACCAGGGGGAGCAGGAGAAGCAGGGGAAGCGGGGACCGAAGGGGACCGTCCCGACATGAGAGCCGGCCATGCACGCCAATTGAGTGAGTCAGTCAACTTCTTGCGGAAACCGCGTCATTAGGTTTCTCGTACGTCTCGGGTTTGTCAACAGCTTGTAATTCAGGGGTAGTTGAGGCCGAGTCGTGCTTGCGTCACTTGCGGAGCGCTTGCGTGCGTGGGTCTGTGAGCCATGGCGGCATAGACCCTGGTAGACCTTCAGGACGGCCGTCGGATGAGCCGGCGTCGGCGTGACGCATGCTCGGAGGGAACGCAATTTATTGAGTGCTCTACGCAAGATCGCCGGCTTCGGGCACGCGAAAGGGCCGGTGCCCGGCACGATGTCGTGCCGGGCACCGGCCCCTCACGGTGTCACTTCAGGCCGAAGGCCCGGGTGACGGTCTGGGTGACTCCGCCGCCGTTGCGCTGCTCGGCGGTGACGCGGATCGACACGTAGCCGGCCCGGTGCGGCGCGTTCAGGGCCGCCTGCCAGGTGCCCTTCTTCTGCTTGAGCCCCTGCCCCAGCCAGGTCGTGCCGTCGTCGTAGGAGACCTCCAGCCGGACCGAGGAGACCGCGTCCCCGGCGGCCGAGCTGCCGAGCACCACCGGAGTGACGGAGAGTTCCGTCCTGCGCTGCGCCCGGCCCTCGGCGTCCAGTGCCGTGCCGTAGTCCAACTGCACCAACGGGACGGCCTGCACACCCTCCGGGGCACCGGAGCTGAAGCGCCACTCGGTGCGGGTGGCGGTGGAGTAGGGGCTGAGCGCGGTGTCGCCCTTGGTGTCGACGACCAGCCGGTACGGGAGCTTCTCGGGCGCCAGGTCACCGACGCCGAACCAGGGGAAGCCCTCCATGTGGGTCAGCTGCCGGTCGCCCTGGTAGAAGGAGATCGCCTGGTACATGCCCGACCCGCCGCTGTGCGCCGACCCCGCGTCGCCGAACCCCTGGATGTAGGCGCTCATCGCGTTGTCGCCCCGGTAGGGGAGGTCGGAGGTGACCATGCGAGGCCGGGTGATCGGCCCGAACCAGCGGTCCTTCTGCACGCTGCCCGCCCGGTAGGTCACCAGGTCCGTCGACGAGCCGCCCCAGCCGTCCAGTGCGGCGTTCTGCTGCCAGGTGACCCCGGCGGTGACCCAGTCGGTGCGCCGCCCGGGGGCGGCCACCTCGGCGGGGAGCGCGTTGGGCGAGAACCCGTTGTACGGCGGGTAGTCGTACGACGGGAAGTCCAGCCGCGACTCGGTGACCTGCCGCCCGGGAGGCGGGGTGAAGTCGACGTCGACGCGCGCGAGGCTGCGGGCGTCCGTCCTGGCGGAGGGATCCGCGGGAATCCCTCCGAGGTGCTGGTCGACCAGGTCGTACAGGTACTTCGGCGCGGGATGCGCCTCGACCGCCAGCCGCACACCCTTCCTGCCCGCGGCGGTGGCCTCCTTGATCAGCGCCTCCCCTTCGTCCAGGGACAGCGAGGCGACCGGGAGCCGTCCGGTCGTCACCTTGTCCGGGTCGCCGTACCAGCCGCTGCCGCGGCCCTCACGGTCGTTGACCACCAGGAGCAGCGCCGCACCGGCGGTCCGCGCCGCCGCGGCCTGATCGGCGGGGGTCACGGCGTCGCTGTCGCGGACCACCACGGCCCGGCCGCGGGCGGACACGCCGGCGTACTCGGCCCGCGTGCCGGTGCCGGCGAAGACGGCGTCCAGGCGCGAGGTGCCGTCCCGCAGCGGCCGGGAACCGGGCTGCACGAGGGGGTCGTCGAGCCGGTGGCCCCGGTAGGTGATCTCCAGGGGCCGCTGCTCGGCGCGGATCCTGGTGGTGAAGACGAAGCTGCCCTTGCGCACCTTGTCCTTGGTCGGCAGCGCCCACAGGCTGTCGTACGTCGCCGAGGGCCAGATCCGCTCGCGCAGGGCGCTCCCGTCGCCGGGAGTGGGAGTGCCTGAGGTGAAGGAGCGGTACAGGTCGATCCTGCTGCTCACCACGCTGGTCGGCTGCGGTGTCGCCACCTTGACCTGGCGGGCCCGGGAGGCGTCGAGCACCACGGATCGGTCGCCGGTGAGCTCGATCTCGGGGGCCGTCAGCACCGCGAGCCCGAGGGAGTGGGGCCCGTGGAGACCCCGCACGTCCGCGAGCGACGCGACCATGTACGAACCGGGCGCCCAGCGGCTGGTCAGCGACCCGTCGGGAACCCACAGGTAGGTGGAACCGCCGTCCGCGCTCCGGATCTCGACCTCGCCGCTCACGGGCCGGCCGGAGCGGTCCTTCAGGCGGATGGTGAGGTCGTACTTCTCGGACTCGACGGAGACCCCGACCGCCGTGTGGACTTCACCGCCCGCGAGGCGTGCCGTGACCCGGGCGGCGTACTGACCCGCCGCGAGGCCCTTCGGGTTCACCACGACCTCGGCGGTGGCGGTGCCGTTCGCCGGCACCGTGACGCGGTCGCCGGACAACGCGAACACCTGTGCCGGGGAGTCGCCGCGGTCGACGGAGAGCTGCAAGGTGATCGGGCGGTCGGTGGTGTTGGCGTAGGTGATCTGCCGCTTGACCGGCTGCCGCTGCGCACCGGGCGACCACCGCACCAGCCCCGCGTCGACCGACCCGGTCGCGATGACCTGGTCCTGGTTGTAGGCGGCGGCCACGTTCAGCCGGCCGGTGCCCGCCCGGTAGGGGCTGTAGTCGGGGGTCGGCACGCTGGTGCCCATCAGGGCGTCCTTGATCTGCCGGCCCGTCCACCGCGGGTGCTTCTGCGCCAGGAGGACGGCCGCCCCGGCGACATGGGGCGTGGCCATGGACGTGCCGCTGTCGACCCGGTAGAAGCCCTCGCCCCACTCCATGTACTGCGAGCGCGCCGCCAGCACGTCCACGCCGGGGGCGGTCATGTCGGGCTTGATGGCGTCGCCGTTCATGCGGGGTCCGGCGCTGGAGAACTCGGCGAGGTGGTCGGACGCGTCCACCGCGCCGACGGTGAGTGCGGCGTCCGCCGTCCCCGGCGCCGCCACACTGTAGGCACCGGGCCCGTCGTTGCCGGCGGCGATGACGAAGAGCGCACCCGTCTCGGCGCTCAGCCGGTTGACGGCCTGGCTCAACGGATCGTCCTGGGTGTGCCAGCCGCTGACGCCCAGGCTCATGCTGACCACCTTGGCGTGCTCGGTCCGCGCCGCCCACTCCATCCCGGCGATGATCCCCGAAATGGTCCCGGATCCGCTGTCGTCGAGGACCTTGCCTACCAGCAGGTCGGCGCCGGGGGCGACCCCCCGCTCCTTGCCGCCGGAAGCGGCGCCCGTCCCGGCGACGGTGGACGCCGTGTGGGTGCCGTGCCCGTTCCGGTCGACGACGTTCCCGTCCGGGACGAAGCTGCGGGACGCCACGACGCGGTCCACCAGGTCCGGATGGGTGGCGTCCACCCCGGTGTCGAGGACGGCCACCCGCACCCCGGCCCCCGTGCCTCCCGCGGCCCAGGCGGCGGGCGCCCCGACCTGAGCCGTGGTGTCGGCGAGCGTCGCCTTCGCCTTGCCGTCGAGCCACACCTTGTCGACGCCGGCGGAGAACCGCGGCGCCGCCGCGGCCTCCTCGGCGTCGGCCCGCGCGGTACCGGTGAGGGCCGACCAGAAAGCCGCCGCCTTCGACCGCCGGGTGCGGACCGCCTCGCCGCGGACCGAGGGAAGGCTGCGCGTGGTCTCGGCCCCCGGCAGCGCCGGGGAGCGGGACGTGAGGGTGGCGGCGCCCTCGGTGCGGGTGACGATCAGGGGGAGCGCGCTGAGGTGCGCGTCGTCGTAACCCTGGGCTATCAGCTGTGTGACGTTGAAGAGTTGCTTGTCGAGCAGCCCCTTCGCGATGTACGCCACCGCCTCGTCGGGGAACACGTAGGTGTCCCCGCCCTCGGTGGCGACGCGCACCGAGCCCGTGGCCCCCGGCGCGCGCTCGACCTCCACCGCGGGCGCGGTGCCCTTCGGTCCCTGAGACATCGTCACCTTGTCACCGGTGACCAACGTGACCCGTGCGGGCGTGCGTTGTGCCTCGGCGGTTGCGGGTGTCGCCGTGGCCGACGGGGAGGGAGGAACGCTGTTCGCCGCTCCAGGGGTGACGAGAGCGACGACAACGGCAGCAGCCACGGCCGCCGCATATCTTCGGGTAGAAGGGGGTCTCACATTGCCCTCCAGCGTGGATGATTGCACGAATTCGATCACCACTGAAGAGGGCGTGTAAAGAGCTTGAACCTGAGGCTATCGGAATGTAGCGTTCTCTGTTTTCGGGTCGGATGGGCCTGGTTGCGGCGGCCGGGTGAGGGAGCCTCAGGAGGCCCGGGTGACCTGCGGGTTAAGGGCCCGGGGGAGTGTCCGCGAAATTTACCGACCGGAAACAAAAGAACTCGACCGCCGACGCGACCGGGGCCCCGCTTTCCCCGAAAGTTTCGAGGACGGGAATGAATGCTCCCACCGTTGTGCCGTGAATTCGGGAGCTCCCGAAGATGTCGCCATTTGTGACACCAAAGCCGCGGGGACGGGGCCACCCCGGCCAACTGCCCGTGTTCGCGTACGACATGGTGTGCGAGACTGCCGCGATCGACAGCACGACCGACTCCCCTCGCGCGATGGAGTGCGTCATGACGACCGGCACCCCCCACTCACCGCGGATCGACACCAGCAGGGCCCACCCGGCGCGCGTGTACGACTGGCTGCTGGGCGGCAAGGACAACTACCCCGTCGACGAGGCCGTCGGCGAAAGGCTGCCGCCCGAGGCGCGTGACGCGGCCCGGCAGAACCGGCAGTTCATGCAACGGGCCGCCGCCTGGCTCGCCGCGCAGGGCGTCGACCAGTTCCTCGACATCGGCTCGGGCATCCCCACCGAACCCAACCTGCACCAGATCGTCCAGCACGTGATACCGGCGGCGAAGGTCGTCTACACGGACAACGATCCCCTCGTGCTGCACCACGCACAGGCGCTGCTGGCGGGCCGCCCCGAGGGCGTCACGGACTTCCTCGAGGCCGACGTCCGGCGGCCGGAGGAGATCGTCGAGCACGCGCGGGGCGTCCTGGACTTCACACGCCCCGTCGCGCTCTCGCTCATCGCGCTGCTGCACTTCGTCCCCGACGAGCAGGATGCCCACAGCATCGTGCGCCCCCTGCTGGCCGCGCTGCCGCCGGGCAGTTACCTCGTCCTGTCCCACGCCGCGTCCGATCTCTTCCCGGAGCTCGCCGAACAGGTCACCGCCGAGTACGCCAAGGGCGGCATCCGCCTCGGCTTCCGTACGCGCCCGGAAGTCGCCCGCTTCTTCGACGGCCTGGACCTCGTCGCCCCCGGCCTGGTGACGGCCCCGGAGTGGTTCAGGACCTCCCCGGCGCCGTCCGACGAGGACAGCGGGATCTACGCAGGAGTCGCCCGCGTCCCGTGACGCCCGAGCCCGCAACGGTACGAGACGCGGTCCGGCCGGGCCGCGGCGTCACCGTCCGGCCGGGAGCGGCCGTCCGGCGGGCAGATCGTCTTCGGCGGGCCGCCACCCCAGGTCGGGTGCGACCAGGTGCCGTACGTCGTGCAGGATCTGCTCGTACTCCTCGCGGTGGAACTCGTACGGCAGTTCCAGCCGCAGCTCGGTCACCGACGCGAGGACGGGGTCCGCGGCCAACCGTTCCAGGATCTGTTCGGCGGTCCCGACCACATCGGGAGCGAACAGGATCTGCTTCGGGCCGAAGGCCCGCGGGGCCAGGGTGCGCTCGCGCCGGCCGGCCGCATAACGCTCGTAGCGGGCACGGGTGACCGCGTCGGCGCTGTCCAAAGGCACGATCACACGCCCCACAGCCACGCGCGCCGCCGGCCGGGCGCCGTCGAGGGCGCGCCGGTACTCGGAGAGCAGGTTCGACTGGGCCGTCGCGAAGTCGTCGGTGCCCTCGCTGCTGACGATGTTGCCGGACAACAGGTTCAGGCCGTTCCCGGCGGCCCAGCGGACCGAACGCACGCTGCCGGCGCCGTACCAGATCCGGTCCACCAGCGCGGGGTTGTGCGGTTGCAGCCGCGGACGCTGGGCGTTGCCGGGCGACTGGATCACCGTGTCCGGGCCGCCGAGGTAGTGGCCGCGCAGGTTGTCGACGAGACGGGCGATCCTGCCGTACGACAGGTCCAGGCTGCGCCAGTCGCCGTCGTGCACCAGGTCGCCGAGCAGCTCGGCGTGGGGCATGCCGGTGCTGAAACCGGCCTGGAGCCGTCCCTGGGACAGCACGTCGGCCAGCGACAGGTCCTCGGCGAGCCGGAACGGGCTCTCGTACCCGATCGGGATGACCGCAGTCCCGAGCTCGACCCGCCGGGTGCGCTGCCCGGCCGCGGCGAGGAACACCGCGGCCGAGCCCACACCGTGTTCGAGGTGGCGCTGCCGGATCCAGGCGCCGTCGAAACCGAGCCGTTCGCCGTACTCGAACAGCTGCAGCGTGTGCTCCAGACCGGTGTACGGATCGTCGTCCTCGAAGTTCCCCGGAGTGAGGAACGCCAGGGAGGTGATCCTGGGGTTGGTCATGGGTGCCTCCTCACGGCGTGGTGGGCTCGGCGGCGGAGGGGCGGGGCCCGCCCGGGATCGCCGCGAGCAGTTCGCGGGTGTACGGGTGGCGGGGGCGGGCGAACAACTCCTCGGCCGTCCCGGTCTCGACGATGCGCCCGGACCGCATGACGGCGACCTCGTGCGCGATCTGCCGCACCACTGCCAGGTCGTGCGAGATGAACAGGTAGGCCACCGCCGTGTCGGCCTGGAGCTCGGCGAGCAGATCGAGCACCTGGGCCTGGACGGACACGTCGAGCGCGGACACCGGCTCGTCGCACACCACCAGGTCAGGGGAGAGGGCGAGGGCACGCGCGATCGCCACGCGCTGCCGCTGCCCGCCGGACAGCTCGGCCGGGCGTCGGTCCAGGGTCGAGGCGGGCAGCGCCACCCGGTCGAGGAGCTCGCGGGCCCTGGCCAGCCGGGAGCGCCGGTCGCCGACCCTGAAGGCGCGCAGCGGGCCTCCACCCGTCCGGTCGATGTCGGTTCAACGTACGTCGTCGGGCCCCGGGAGTGTCAAGGCCGCCCCGTGTCACGTCACGAGGAGGCACCGCACGCCCGGGCGTTGCCCAC includes:
- a CDS encoding SAM-dependent methyltransferase: MTTGTPHSPRIDTSRAHPARVYDWLLGGKDNYPVDEAVGERLPPEARDAARQNRQFMQRAAAWLAAQGVDQFLDIGSGIPTEPNLHQIVQHVIPAAKVVYTDNDPLVLHHAQALLAGRPEGVTDFLEADVRRPEEIVEHARGVLDFTRPVALSLIALLHFVPDEQDAHSIVRPLLAALPPGSYLVLSHAASDLFPELAEQVTAEYAKGGIRLGFRTRPEVARFFDGLDLVAPGLVTAPEWFRTSPAPSDEDSGIYAGVARVP
- a CDS encoding LLM class flavin-dependent oxidoreductase, giving the protein MTNPRITSLAFLTPGNFEDDDPYTGLEHTLQLFEYGERLGFDGAWIRQRHLEHGVGSAAVFLAAAGQRTRRVELGTAVIPIGYESPFRLAEDLSLADVLSQGRLQAGFSTGMPHAELLGDLVHDGDWRSLDLSYGRIARLVDNLRGHYLGGPDTVIQSPGNAQRPRLQPHNPALVDRIWYGAGSVRSVRWAAGNGLNLLSGNIVSSEGTDDFATAQSNLLSEYRRALDGARPAARVAVGRVIVPLDSADAVTRARYERYAAGRRERTLAPRAFGPKQILFAPDVVGTAEQILERLAADPVLASVTELRLELPYEFHREEYEQILHDVRHLVAPDLGWRPAEDDLPAGRPLPAGR